A DNA window from Candidatus Methylomirabilota bacterium contains the following coding sequences:
- the rpsI gene encoding 30S ribosomal protein S9 codes for MAASASTYYGTGRRKTSVARVWLRPGSGAIRVNRRPFEDYFPRETLRMIICQPLQLTNTLGQFDANINVGGGGPTGQAGAVRHGIARALLEFDLQLRQALKRAGLLTRDPRMKERKKYGQPGARSKFQYSKR; via the coding sequence ATGGCAGCATCGGCGAGCACGTATTACGGCACCGGCCGGCGGAAGACCTCGGTGGCGCGCGTTTGGCTCCGGCCTGGCTCGGGCGCGATCCGCGTCAATCGGCGGCCCTTCGAGGACTATTTCCCGCGGGAGACGCTGCGCATGATCATCTGCCAGCCTCTCCAGCTCACCAACACCCTGGGGCAGTTCGACGCCAACATCAACGTGGGCGGCGGAGGCCCGACGGGCCAGGCGGGCGCGGTGCGCCACGGCATCGCCCGCGCGCTGCTCGAGTTCGACCTGCAGCTGCGCCAGGCCCTCAAGCGCGCAGGCCTCCTCACGCGCGATCCGCGGATGAAGGAGCGGAAGAAGTACGGCCAGCCCGGCGCCCGGTCGAAGTTCCAGTACTCGAAGCGGTAA
- the rplM gene encoding 50S ribosomal protein L13, whose protein sequence is MPTVMPKEESTDRKWFLVDAEGRVLGRLATQVATILRGKHKPTFSPHLDVGDHVVVINAEKVQLTGRKMTEKMYRWHTGYIGGLREVSADKMIRTHPERVIEWAVQGMLPKGRLGRAMSKKLKVYRGADHPHAAQKPEPLAAAGRTSK, encoded by the coding sequence ATGCCGACCGTCATGCCGAAGGAAGAGTCGACCGACCGGAAGTGGTTCCTGGTGGACGCCGAGGGCCGCGTGCTGGGGCGCCTCGCCACACAGGTCGCCACGATCCTGCGCGGCAAGCACAAGCCGACGTTTTCTCCCCACCTCGACGTGGGTGATCACGTGGTCGTGATCAACGCCGAGAAGGTGCAGCTCACCGGGCGGAAGATGACGGAGAAGATGTATCGCTGGCACACCGGGTACATCGGGGGCCTGCGCGAGGTGAGCGCCGACAAGATGATCCGGACCCATCCCGAGCGCGTGATCGAGTGGGCGGTGCAGGGCATGCTGCCCAAGGGCCGCCTCGGCCGGGCGATGTCCAAGAAGCTCAAGGTCTATCGCGGCGCGGATCATCCGCACGCCGCCCAGAAGCCCGAGCCGCTGGCCGCGGCGGGGCGCACGAGCAAGTAA
- the nth gene encoding endonuclease III has protein sequence MAESAEARKGRAARILTLLGRMYPDARIELDSSTPLELLVATILSAQCTDQRVNLVTAELFPRYRSAKDWAAIPPARLEREIYSTGFYKAKARAILGMAKALVERHGGEVPRTLEGLVALPGVGRKTASVVLGNAFGIPAFPVDTHVTRVSQRLGLTRKTEADDIHDDLCALIPRAKWTHASHLLIWHGRRTCHARAPKCPECGVRALCPWPGKTLPAGASAKTGRGRNVRKG, from the coding sequence ATGGCCGAATCCGCCGAGGCGCGCAAGGGACGCGCCGCCCGCATCCTGACCCTGCTCGGCCGCATGTATCCCGACGCCCGCATCGAGCTGGACTCAAGCACTCCGCTTGAGCTGCTCGTGGCGACCATTCTGTCCGCCCAGTGCACCGATCAGCGCGTGAACCTCGTGACCGCGGAGCTGTTCCCGCGCTATCGCAGCGCGAAGGACTGGGCGGCGATCCCTCCGGCGCGGCTCGAGCGTGAGATCTACTCGACCGGCTTCTACAAGGCCAAGGCGCGCGCGATCCTCGGAATGGCGAAGGCCCTCGTGGAGCGCCATGGCGGGGAAGTCCCGCGGACCCTCGAGGGCCTGGTCGCCCTGCCCGGCGTGGGCCGCAAGACCGCCAGCGTGGTCCTTGGCAACGCCTTCGGGATCCCGGCCTTCCCGGTGGACACCCACGTCACCCGGGTGTCCCAGCGCCTCGGGCTCACGCGGAAGACCGAGGCCGACGACATCCACGACGATCTCTGCGCTCTGATTCCCCGCGCCAAGTGGACGCATGCGAGCCACCTCCTGATCTGGCATGGGCGGCGGACCTGCCATGCGCGGGCCCCCAAGTGCCCGGAATGTGGAGTTCGAGCGCTCTGCCCCTGGCCCGGCAAGACCTTGCCGGCGGGGGCCTCCGCGAAGACGGGGCGCGGGAGAAATGTACGAAAGGGTTGA